A portion of the Nomia melanderi isolate GNS246 chromosome 2, iyNomMela1, whole genome shotgun sequence genome contains these proteins:
- the Tret1 gene encoding trehalose transporter 1 isoform X3, with the protein MKILMRADTHVNIEVPGNAPVAKCTFTQVLAALSVSLGSMVVGYSSSFTSPGLVSMRDNATATFEVTKETGMWIGSVMPLSALFGGIAGGPCIEYLGRRNTILATALPFIAAWLLIALASNVAMVLVGRALCGFCVGIASLSLPVYLGETIQPEVRGTLGLLPTAFGNTGILLCFAAGMYLNWRNLALLGACLPIPFMILMFTIPETPRWYISKGKTKRARKSLQWLRGKDTDITDELTAVEKLHVDSERHVSQGAFMELFKKNHFKPLLISLGLMFFQQLSGINAVIFYTVQIFKDAGSSIDENLSTIIVGIVNFISTFVAAAVIDKLGRKMLLYISGVSMIITLFTFGGFFYAKDKVEADVSSFGWIPLLSLIVYVIGFSLGFGPIPWLMMGEILPVKIRGSAASVATAFNWTCTFVVTKTYEDIVSLLGAYGTFWLFGTIVLIGFVFVIICVPETRGRSLEEIEKRFSGPVRRMSAVANMKPMPMAC; encoded by the exons ATGAAGATTCTTATGCGAGCGGATACCCATGTGAACATCGAAGTACCGGGCAACGCGCCAGTCGCTAAATGCACCTTCACTCAG GTGCTTGCGGCTCTGTCAGTGTCGTTGGGCTCTATGGTGGTTGGCTACTCCAGTTCGTTCACATCCCCGGGTCTGGTCTCTATGCGTGACAATGCCACGGCCACGTTCGAAGTGACGAAGGAAACG GGCATGTGGATAGGCTCGGTGATGCCGTTGAGCGCGTTGTTCGGCGGCATAGCCGGTGGCCCCTGCATCGAGTACCTCGGCAGAAGAAACACCATCCTCGCCACGGCGCTGCCTTTCATCGCAG CCTGGCTACTGATCGCGTTGGCGAGCAATGTCGCGATGGTGCTGGTCGGTCGCGCGCTCTGCGGCTTCTGCGTCGGCATCGCTTCGTTGTCACTGCCGGTCTATCTGGGCGAGACGATACAACCAGAGGTGCGAGGCACGCTCGGACTGCTGCCGACGGCCTTTGGTAATACAG GGATTCTACTATGTTTCGCGGCGGGCATGTATTTGAATTGGAGAAACCTCGCGTTGCTCGGCGCGTGTCTGCCGATCCCGTTCATGATCCTGATGTTCACGATCCCCGAGACCCCGAGATGGTACATCTCCAAGGGAAAGACGAAGAGGGCGCGTAAATCGTTGCAATGGCTGCGCGGCAAGGACACCGACATCACCGACGAGCTGACTGCCGTCGAAAAGCTGCACGTCGACAGCGAGAGACACGTCTCGCAGGGTGCGTTCATGGAGTTGTTCAAGAAGAACCACTTCAAGCCGCTCCTCATCTCGCTCGGCCTAATGTTCTTCCAGCAGTTGTCTGGTATCAACGCTGTCATCTTCTACACCGTCCAAATATTCAAG GACGCCGGTAGCAGCATCGACGAGAATCTGTCGACGATCATCGTTGGTATCGTGAACTTCATCTCGACGTTCGTCGCGGCGGCCGTGATAGACAAGCTGGGTAGAAAGATGTTGCTGTACATAAGCGGCGTCTCGATGATCATAACCCTCTTCACGTTCGGCGGGTTCTTCTACGCGAAGGACAAGGTGGAGGCGGACGTGTCGTCGTTCGGCTGGATACCCTTGCTGAGCTTGATCGTCTACGTGATCGGGTTCTCGCTAGGGTTCGGCCCGATCCCCTGGCTGATGATGGGCGAGATTTTGCCGGTGAAGATACGCGGCTCCGCCGCCAGCGTCGCGACGGCCTTCAATTGGACCTGCACGTTCGTCGTGACGAAGACGTACGAGGACATCGTCTCGCTGTTGGGAGCGTACGGGACATTCTGGCTGTTCGGCACGATCGTTCTGATCGGCTTCGTCTTCGTGATCATCTGCGTGCCGGAGACGCGCGGCCGGTCCCTCGAGGAGATCGAGAAGAGATTCAGCGGTCCCGTGCGAAGAATGAGCGCGGTGGCCAACATGAAACCTATGCCGATGGCCTGTTAA